Genomic segment of Ewingella sp. CoE-038-23:
ATTTATGGTGATGCGCTTTTTGCAGGGGATTAGCCTGTGCTTTATCGGCGCGGTGGGGTATGCAGCGATTCAGGAATCTTTCGAAGAGTCGGTGTGCATTAAAATCACCGCCATGATGGCTAACGTCGCGCTGATAGCGCCGCTACTCGGGCCGCTGGCCGGAGCCGCGCTGGTGCAGTTCGCGCCTTGGGAAACCATGTTCGTGCTGTTCGCCCTGCTGGCCGCCATTGCCTTCTGGGGCCTGTGGAAATCAATGCCGGAAACCGCATCGCGCCTGGGCGAAAGCTTCTCCATGAAGAGCCTGTGGAAAGACTATAAAGAGGTGCTGAAAAACCGTCAGTTCCTGTGCGGCGCGCTCGCCATTGGCTTTGCCAGCCTGCCGCTGCTGGCGTGGATTGCCCAATCTCCGGTGATTCTGATCAGCGGCGAAGGCCTGCCACCGTTTGAGTACGGCCTGTTGCAGGTGCCGATTTTCGGCGCGCTCATCATCGGTAATATCACGCTGGCGAAGCTGACCGGCAAACGCAGCGTCGAGCAGTTAATCAAGCTGGGTGCCGGACCCATGGTAGTCGGACTGATTATTGCCGCGGCGGCCACCCTGCTGTCGGGCCACGCCTACTTCTGGATGACCGCAGGGCTGAGCCTCTACGCTTTCGGCATTGGGGTGGCTAACGCCGGCTTATATCGCTTAACGCTGTTCTCCAGCACCATGAGCAAAGGCACGGTATCCGCCGCGATGGGGATGATCAGCATGGCGGTGTTTACGCTGGGCATTGAGCTGGCGAAAGTGGCTTACGTCGAGGGGGGAAGTGGTTTATTTAACCTTTTCAACCTGATAAGCGGACTGTGCTGGTTAGCCTTAGTGGCCGTGTTTATCCGCCGCCGTCAGGTGTTCGTCGCACCGAATAGCGTGGTGTAGCAGAAAAAGGTCCGCAATAGCGGACCTTCTTTTATGCTTAAAACAGCCCCATCGGCTTGTCGGAATAACTGACCAGCAGGCACTTGGTCTGCTGATAGTGGTCCAACATCATCTTGTGGGTTTCGCGCCCGATACCGGACTGTTTATAGCCGCCGAAGGCCGCATGGGCCGGATAGGCATGGTAACAGTTGGTCCAAACGCGCCCCGCCTGCAAGTTCCGCCCCATGTGGTAGGCCACG
This window contains:
- a CDS encoding MFS transporter translates to MHNSPNTASLLDRRALLFPLCLVLFEFATYIGNDMIQPGMLAVVANFNAGEEWVPTSMTAYLAGGMFLQWLLGPLSDRRGRRPVMLAGVGFFIVTCLAILFAQSIEQFMVMRFLQGISLCFIGAVGYAAIQESFEESVCIKITAMMANVALIAPLLGPLAGAALVQFAPWETMFVLFALLAAIAFWGLWKSMPETASRLGESFSMKSLWKDYKEVLKNRQFLCGALAIGFASLPLLAWIAQSPVILISGEGLPPFEYGLLQVPIFGALIIGNITLAKLTGKRSVEQLIKLGAGPMVVGLIIAAAATLLSGHAYFWMTAGLSLYAFGIGVANAGLYRLTLFSSTMSKGTVSAAMGMISMAVFTLGIELAKVAYVEGGSGLFNLFNLISGLCWLALVAVFIRRRQVFVAPNSVV